The following coding sequences lie in one Sesamum indicum cultivar Zhongzhi No. 13 linkage group LG9, S_indicum_v1.0, whole genome shotgun sequence genomic window:
- the LOC105170068 gene encoding transcription factor LHW isoform X1 produces MGYLLKEALKTLCGVNQWSYAVFWKIGCQNPKLLIWEECYYEPASCSGLSVNQNQETAFHDYGASWISAETHSLQSYAQAGDRVHSLVNKMMMDNHVNIVGEGLVGRVAFTGNHQWILSENYCKEAHPPEVLKEVNLQFSAGMQTVAVVPVLPHGVVQFGSYLKIMENMAFLNDVTSLVLQLGYVSGVLVPENYAAKEHAAKIGVPMCIGYSAPGVLSLESDVINVPCSYNSFNYVGNSGQNSMVDSQTSFAFDRETQNQLQSNGAAFQHSNSTSSLFRPQHYHQEAKIAQAAKLDFSSSNQWVNGVAKAEVIPSNSEIWMNRHASPYVQRSTLDLPSSSSSTLNSEPKILSGTGTQGHSSSNVSSGILMPTLRMDSGLIYCSNNGSVSRTSGEVSGNGMGSNMEPITGVVSDAKPAGSGNISTEHPASSELKNVNFPKTEASDFDSVEHFTNNSLLGYGSGSKPCLMDNKFAHSELKACKGEREQNTINTTLPQYSEHLNMAELVPGFAEDDRKQKFGGQIHSVNNTKYGDAYVQPESGDDLFDVVGADFKSKLFSSCWNSCLTNESDSKMHNWDKNNLPSTKRLASTDIYLTSQANSDSGIFSSTGTDHLLEAVVLSKAHPSAKQSMDDSVSCRTTLTNTSSSSAPNTSLPYGRFGLSEQMKGELFGVPKYLAKAGAMSSCSLRTGSSKEESGTFSQGSSIYGSQISSWIEKDQKAKQSNSVSTGYSKKPDETSKQNRKRLKPGENPRPRPKDRQMIQDRVKELREIVPNGAKCSIDALLERTIKHMLFLQSVTKHADKLKQTGESKIISKDGGLLLKENFEGGATWAYEVGSQSMVCPIIVEDLNQPRQMLVEMLCEERGLFLEIADIIRGLGLTILKGVMETRNDKIWARFAVEANRDVTRMEIFISLVRLLEQSAKTSAAQPNGISSENMTTQQFHQVASIPVTGSSHSLQ; encoded by the exons ATGGGGTACTTGTTGAAAGAGGCTTTGAAGACTCTCTGTGGAGTTAACCAGTGGTCTTATGCTGTTTTTTGGAAGATTGGCTGCCAAAACCCCAA GCTGTTAATATGGGAAGAATGCTACTATGAACCTGCATCATGTTCAGGGCTTTCTGTAAATCAGAATCAAGAAACTGCATTTCATGATTATGGCGCTTCGTGGATATCAGCGGAAACTCATAGTTTACAGTCCTATGCTCAGGCAGGGGACAGGGTGCATTCGCTTGTAAACAAGATGATGATGGACAATCATGTTAATATTGTAGGAGAAGg ATTAGTTGGAAGAGTTGCATTTACTGGAAACCATCAGTGGATCCTATCTGAGAATTATTGCAAAGAAGCTCATCCACCAGAG GTTTTAAAAGAGGTGAACCTGCAATTTTCGGCTGGTATGCAG ACAGTTGCAGTTGTTCCTGTTCTTCCTCATGGGGTTGTGCAGTTTGGTTCATACTTGAAA ATAATGGAGAACATGGCATTCCTAAATGACGTAACGTCACTTGTGCTTCAGCTGGGATATGTATCTGGCGTCTTGGTACCAGAGAACTATGCAGCAAAAGAACATGCTGCGAAAATTGGGGTTCCCATGTGTATCGGGTATTCTGCTCCTGGGGTATTGTCTCTCGAGTCAGATGTGATCAATGTTCCTTGTTCATACAACAGTTTTAACTATGTCGGCAACTCAGGGCAGAATTCTATGGTTGACAGTCAAACATCTTTTGCCTTCGACAGAGAAACACAAAATCAGCTGCAGTCAAATGGGGCAGCATTTCAACACTCAAACTCAACCTCGAGTCTGTTTAGGCCTCAACATTACCACCAGGAAGCCAAGATTGCTCAGGCAGCGAAGTTAGACTTTTCTTCCTCAAACCAGTGGGTGAATGGAGTGGCTAAAGCTGAAGTTATACCATCAAATTCAGAAATATGGATGAACCGACATGCTTCTCCTTATGTCCAAAGATCTACTTTAGATTTACCTTCCAGTAGTTCATCTACTTTGAATAGTGAACCAAAAATTTTGTCTGGAACCGGCACTCAGGGCcatagcagctccaatgtgtCCTCCGGCATTCTGATGCCTACACTGAGAATGGATTCCGGCTTAATATATTGTTCTAACAACGGCTCTGTTAGTCGTACATCAGGTGAAGTGAGTGGTAATGGTATGGGTAGCAATATGGAACCAATAACTGGCGTGGTGTCGGATGCTAAACCGGCGGGCAGTGGAAATATTAGTACCGAGCATCCAGCTTCAAGTGAGCTTAAAAACGTGAATTTTCCCAAAACAGAGGCATCCGACTTTGATTCTGTTGAGCATTTCACAAATAATTCCTTGCTGGGTTATGGCTCTGGCAGCAAACCTTGTCTCATGGATAATAAGTTTGCACACAGTGAGTTGAAGGCCTGTaagggagagagagaacagAATACAATTAATACTACTCTGCCTCAATACAGTGAGCATCTAAATATGGCTGAACTCGTTCCTGGTTTTGCTGAAGATGACAGAAAACAGAAATTTGGAGGTCAGATTCATTCCGTGAATAATACCAAATATGGCGACGCATATGTCCAACCTGAATCAGGAGATGATTTGTTTGATGTTGTCGGAGCTGAttttaagagtaaattattcAGTAGTTGCTGGAATAGTTGTTTGACCAATGAATCAGACTCAAAAATGCATAACTGGGATAAGAATAATTTGCCTTCTACAAAAAGGCTGGCTTCTACGGACATATACTTGACAAGCCAAGCAAACTCAGATAGTGGGATTTTCTCCTCGACTGGAACCGACCATCTCTTGGAGGCTGTGGTATTGTCCAAAGCTCATCCTTCTGCCAAGCAGAGCATGGATGACAGTGTTTCTTGCCGGACAACATTGACAAATACAAGCAGCTCCTCTGCACCAAATACTTCGCTGCCCTATGGCCGTTTCGGGCTTTCTGAGCAGATGAAGGGAGAGTTATTTGGTGTTCCGAAATATCTGGCTAAGGCAGGAGCAATGAGTTCTTGCTCATTGAGAACAGGTTCTTCTAAGGAAGAATCAGGAACCTTCTCCCAGGGAAGTTCCATTTATGGATCACAAATAAGTTCATGGATTGAGAAGGATCAGAAAGCGAAGCAGAGTAACAGTGTGTCGACTGGATATTCTAAGAAACCAGATGAAACGAGTAAACAGAATCGCAAGAGGCTTAAACCAGGAGAGAATCCAAGACCCAGACCAAAAGATCGGCAAATGATCCAAGATCGTGTGAAGGAACTAAGGGAAATCGTACCCAACGGGGCGAAG TGTAGCATTGATGCTCTACTCGAACGTACTATCAAACATATGCTTTTCTTGCAAAGTGTCACTAAGCATGCTGACAAGCTGAAGCAAACTGGAGAGTCCAAG ATTATTAGCAAGGACGGAGGCTTGCTTTTAAAAGAGAACTTCGAAGGAGGAGCTACATGGGCTTATGAAGTAGGTTCGCAATCCATGGTCTGTCCTATCATAGTTGAGGATCTAAATCAGCCCCGTCAAATGCTTGTCGAG ATGCTTTGTGAAGAACGAGGCTTATTCTTAGAAATAGCAGACATAATTAGAGGACTGGGGCTAACCATTTTAAAGGGCGTAATGGAAACTCGGAACGACAAGATTTGGGCACGCTTTGCTGTAGAG GCTAATAGGGACGTGACAAGGATGGAAATCTTTATCTCATTAGTTCGCCTCTTGGAGCAAAGTGCAAAAACCAGTGCAGCTCAACCCAACGGCATTAGCAGTGAAAACATGACGACTCAACAATTTCACCAAGTTGCCTCCATTCCCGTGACTGGTAGTTCCCATAGTTTACAGTGA
- the LOC105170068 gene encoding transcription factor LHW isoform X2 yields the protein MMKPFFYSNDFLGISMFISDVLLVCICVLLIWEECYYEPASCSGLSVNQNQETAFHDYGASWISAETHSLQSYAQAGDRVHSLVNKMMMDNHVNIVGEGLVGRVAFTGNHQWILSENYCKEAHPPEVLKEVNLQFSAGMQTVAVVPVLPHGVVQFGSYLKIMENMAFLNDVTSLVLQLGYVSGVLVPENYAAKEHAAKIGVPMCIGYSAPGVLSLESDVINVPCSYNSFNYVGNSGQNSMVDSQTSFAFDRETQNQLQSNGAAFQHSNSTSSLFRPQHYHQEAKIAQAAKLDFSSSNQWVNGVAKAEVIPSNSEIWMNRHASPYVQRSTLDLPSSSSSTLNSEPKILSGTGTQGHSSSNVSSGILMPTLRMDSGLIYCSNNGSVSRTSGEVSGNGMGSNMEPITGVVSDAKPAGSGNISTEHPASSELKNVNFPKTEASDFDSVEHFTNNSLLGYGSGSKPCLMDNKFAHSELKACKGEREQNTINTTLPQYSEHLNMAELVPGFAEDDRKQKFGGQIHSVNNTKYGDAYVQPESGDDLFDVVGADFKSKLFSSCWNSCLTNESDSKMHNWDKNNLPSTKRLASTDIYLTSQANSDSGIFSSTGTDHLLEAVVLSKAHPSAKQSMDDSVSCRTTLTNTSSSSAPNTSLPYGRFGLSEQMKGELFGVPKYLAKAGAMSSCSLRTGSSKEESGTFSQGSSIYGSQISSWIEKDQKAKQSNSVSTGYSKKPDETSKQNRKRLKPGENPRPRPKDRQMIQDRVKELREIVPNGAKCSIDALLERTIKHMLFLQSVTKHADKLKQTGESKIISKDGGLLLKENFEGGATWAYEVGSQSMVCPIIVEDLNQPRQMLVEMLCEERGLFLEIADIIRGLGLTILKGVMETRNDKIWARFAVEANRDVTRMEIFISLVRLLEQSAKTSAAQPNGISSENMTTQQFHQVASIPVTGSSHSLQ from the exons ATGATGAAACCCTTTTTCTACAGTAATGATTTCCTGGGCATCAGTATGTTCATCTCTGATGTCCTTCTTGTTTGCATCTGTGT GCTGTTAATATGGGAAGAATGCTACTATGAACCTGCATCATGTTCAGGGCTTTCTGTAAATCAGAATCAAGAAACTGCATTTCATGATTATGGCGCTTCGTGGATATCAGCGGAAACTCATAGTTTACAGTCCTATGCTCAGGCAGGGGACAGGGTGCATTCGCTTGTAAACAAGATGATGATGGACAATCATGTTAATATTGTAGGAGAAGg ATTAGTTGGAAGAGTTGCATTTACTGGAAACCATCAGTGGATCCTATCTGAGAATTATTGCAAAGAAGCTCATCCACCAGAG GTTTTAAAAGAGGTGAACCTGCAATTTTCGGCTGGTATGCAG ACAGTTGCAGTTGTTCCTGTTCTTCCTCATGGGGTTGTGCAGTTTGGTTCATACTTGAAA ATAATGGAGAACATGGCATTCCTAAATGACGTAACGTCACTTGTGCTTCAGCTGGGATATGTATCTGGCGTCTTGGTACCAGAGAACTATGCAGCAAAAGAACATGCTGCGAAAATTGGGGTTCCCATGTGTATCGGGTATTCTGCTCCTGGGGTATTGTCTCTCGAGTCAGATGTGATCAATGTTCCTTGTTCATACAACAGTTTTAACTATGTCGGCAACTCAGGGCAGAATTCTATGGTTGACAGTCAAACATCTTTTGCCTTCGACAGAGAAACACAAAATCAGCTGCAGTCAAATGGGGCAGCATTTCAACACTCAAACTCAACCTCGAGTCTGTTTAGGCCTCAACATTACCACCAGGAAGCCAAGATTGCTCAGGCAGCGAAGTTAGACTTTTCTTCCTCAAACCAGTGGGTGAATGGAGTGGCTAAAGCTGAAGTTATACCATCAAATTCAGAAATATGGATGAACCGACATGCTTCTCCTTATGTCCAAAGATCTACTTTAGATTTACCTTCCAGTAGTTCATCTACTTTGAATAGTGAACCAAAAATTTTGTCTGGAACCGGCACTCAGGGCcatagcagctccaatgtgtCCTCCGGCATTCTGATGCCTACACTGAGAATGGATTCCGGCTTAATATATTGTTCTAACAACGGCTCTGTTAGTCGTACATCAGGTGAAGTGAGTGGTAATGGTATGGGTAGCAATATGGAACCAATAACTGGCGTGGTGTCGGATGCTAAACCGGCGGGCAGTGGAAATATTAGTACCGAGCATCCAGCTTCAAGTGAGCTTAAAAACGTGAATTTTCCCAAAACAGAGGCATCCGACTTTGATTCTGTTGAGCATTTCACAAATAATTCCTTGCTGGGTTATGGCTCTGGCAGCAAACCTTGTCTCATGGATAATAAGTTTGCACACAGTGAGTTGAAGGCCTGTaagggagagagagaacagAATACAATTAATACTACTCTGCCTCAATACAGTGAGCATCTAAATATGGCTGAACTCGTTCCTGGTTTTGCTGAAGATGACAGAAAACAGAAATTTGGAGGTCAGATTCATTCCGTGAATAATACCAAATATGGCGACGCATATGTCCAACCTGAATCAGGAGATGATTTGTTTGATGTTGTCGGAGCTGAttttaagagtaaattattcAGTAGTTGCTGGAATAGTTGTTTGACCAATGAATCAGACTCAAAAATGCATAACTGGGATAAGAATAATTTGCCTTCTACAAAAAGGCTGGCTTCTACGGACATATACTTGACAAGCCAAGCAAACTCAGATAGTGGGATTTTCTCCTCGACTGGAACCGACCATCTCTTGGAGGCTGTGGTATTGTCCAAAGCTCATCCTTCTGCCAAGCAGAGCATGGATGACAGTGTTTCTTGCCGGACAACATTGACAAATACAAGCAGCTCCTCTGCACCAAATACTTCGCTGCCCTATGGCCGTTTCGGGCTTTCTGAGCAGATGAAGGGAGAGTTATTTGGTGTTCCGAAATATCTGGCTAAGGCAGGAGCAATGAGTTCTTGCTCATTGAGAACAGGTTCTTCTAAGGAAGAATCAGGAACCTTCTCCCAGGGAAGTTCCATTTATGGATCACAAATAAGTTCATGGATTGAGAAGGATCAGAAAGCGAAGCAGAGTAACAGTGTGTCGACTGGATATTCTAAGAAACCAGATGAAACGAGTAAACAGAATCGCAAGAGGCTTAAACCAGGAGAGAATCCAAGACCCAGACCAAAAGATCGGCAAATGATCCAAGATCGTGTGAAGGAACTAAGGGAAATCGTACCCAACGGGGCGAAG TGTAGCATTGATGCTCTACTCGAACGTACTATCAAACATATGCTTTTCTTGCAAAGTGTCACTAAGCATGCTGACAAGCTGAAGCAAACTGGAGAGTCCAAG ATTATTAGCAAGGACGGAGGCTTGCTTTTAAAAGAGAACTTCGAAGGAGGAGCTACATGGGCTTATGAAGTAGGTTCGCAATCCATGGTCTGTCCTATCATAGTTGAGGATCTAAATCAGCCCCGTCAAATGCTTGTCGAG ATGCTTTGTGAAGAACGAGGCTTATTCTTAGAAATAGCAGACATAATTAGAGGACTGGGGCTAACCATTTTAAAGGGCGTAATGGAAACTCGGAACGACAAGATTTGGGCACGCTTTGCTGTAGAG GCTAATAGGGACGTGACAAGGATGGAAATCTTTATCTCATTAGTTCGCCTCTTGGAGCAAAGTGCAAAAACCAGTGCAGCTCAACCCAACGGCATTAGCAGTGAAAACATGACGACTCAACAATTTCACCAAGTTGCCTCCATTCCCGTGACTGGTAGTTCCCATAGTTTACAGTGA